From the Lactuca sativa cultivar Salinas chromosome 9, Lsat_Salinas_v11, whole genome shotgun sequence genome, the window ACTAATGATGAGGATTGGGAATTATGAAATTAGTTTCATTGGAAAGttttttaattgatctatttcacaaagcatggaccataggaaacaaagtgtgcatgcttggagcatgggacaattgttgttgtaattctagtaatgagttgattattatccgaaacattaaatgataaataataagtaatcaatatggtggataaatagaagtgttttatttacttccacaagtttggggccatataggattacgtattattgttatgtttcagtttgcatgttttgacttccagaataactaggttattccaacatccacagtcggtcatacgttgggagtaggtatgaaggaagattgtcatgaatctgtctgtagattgtctaaagtgtttagacatggcacaagtctgttgcagagttcatgagttctttgataagattagagtattggattaaactcacgctcacttggatcacttcatggattttatcccaagtgattagtgagacgataatattgtatattcttgaaaccgagacgtgtgagttgttatttgttggtcggttacacattgataatatgtaaacgcaccagtaacttggtgtcataaaacttattgttgtgtgtgattcgatcagtgaatgcaagcaagcatatgagttaaagtttatccattccttttacccaaagtgggataaaagcgatatttgtgggcccctcgatgatttagtgatgacacctaagcgcttggccaagccgggactaagttgatgtgttcaattgtagtctgttgtcagtcgtcataaatcggaagtcgggataTAGTATAGAgataaaattcatgtcttatgtctatacgatatcttgagaatggaggaatttataatcccttatctaagggacacgctatctgataagatcagagttgtcAGCAGCTTTTGAaggctacgattgctgatcaggttctgaagtcatatggaaaatagttattagacttatccaagtgagagactgttggattagtgtctaagtccataactattttggtatgtacttgacctgattataagcatggtccttttgggttgccttcacgatAGCAacatgtaggatgaattaaggagagaaaggtttaattatgatttattaatatattatgagaataatatattaaaggagaaatcatattgtttaattaatattagtcaataattaattaagaattaattttgtggctgaaagagattaattaaacttaagggacttattgtgtaattataagataattacatagatgggcttatggactccatagaaggtggAGTCGACGAATtccatggggaaacccattagaaatcgtccaaggcttctaaagaaggagtccatgggctgcttagggcttaagcagtcaaattagggttttcttttcagataaccctaattgcctaagtatataaggagcccttaggcaccaaaaacgtgggtaacttaaggattagggtttccagccgtttttgggcagcctcctctcttccctcttcatccaagttgcttagtggtgtttgtgactctattagaggtgcaacacttgaggcactaagctttctaaagctaaggatcgattgttattgctatataacaatctaaggtcagatctaaactctattttatgttaatatgattaattgtaagctacatctagggtttatagctttagatatttaattgcatgttcattagaaaaactagatccaaaagctattaaggtttgcatgtacaccataggaatgatgttttgctcaaaacccatcagttttctCATGGGAATGGACCAAGGATCCCGGGGAAGAAGAATGCTTGAAGAGATAAATGATATTTTATTgcgaaagatatatatatatatatatatatatatatatatatatatatatatatatatatatatatatatatatatatatatatatatatatatatatatatatatatagcttgttATTCTCGAGCAAACTTGACAGATGGGAGTGCGCAATGGCTCTTTGAAAGATTTTCACTATAAGATGAACTTAGGCATGATATGAGGTTGAAAACTAGATTCTTCCGATTATAAGCATAACCTGTGCGAAACAAATTACTACATGGCAAAGCCAACATACTAATTTGGTGAACTCTCCAAATTACTAGGTTTGGGGGTGGGTCAGAGTCGGGCCTAAGGAGGTGCCAAAGGTGTGTAACCACACATGGCTCATTTCATGACGGGGGCTAGAATCAGGCCCGACCCAGAAAATAGGCAACTAGGCGGTCACCTAGTGACCATGTCTCTAAAGGGCCCAACGGTACCGGGTGTCAAGTGTTGCCCTATCTCTTAGAGGTTAAGGGTTCAAGTCTCATTGGAGATATAAGTGGAATTAGGTGTAGTTTAGAAGTAGAGTATATTTGCCGTTctaaaaaatgatatatatatatatatatatatatatatatatatatatatatatatatatatatatatatatagagagagagagagagagagagagagagagagagagattaacatACTAAAAATGTTAGGAgacgtttttttttaattaattatttttgtaaTGTTGTGGACATATTTGTGTTTTTTTGTTAATATTAATAGTGAACTTTGTGAATTTTATTACATTGTGTCTATtttcaatttaatttttattatattaatgcTTTTGGGGacccatttttttttcttttttccatgGACCCACTATATCTTTGGACCGGCCTGACTGAAATTTTAATCCACCATAAGTTTGCCGCTAATCCATCGTCAATCTGGCACTAATCCATACCTAATTCGTTGTTAATATGTCGCAAATTCGTCATAATCTATAGCTATCTATAtctatttgttcctatccattgCTATCTGTCGCTAATCCAAAATTTTAGGGGTCCATTTTTATTTTTCGCACATAGCCTTTAAAATCAATATACCGGGTGGATAAGGTCAATGTGCATTTTGGTGCTGACTCTTGGTGCTCGAGAGCCTTTTCCATATGAATCTCATAAAAGGTACATTTTGTGTGTGTATTTTTTCTAGGGGAGTTGAACACCTGGTAATGTATGATGCCTGTATAGTTATGGAAAAGGCCTCGTTTCATCTGGGTAATCAATTATTCATGTGTTATAGTGTTTAGTATTATGTTATCTACATGTGGCTTCACATCTCTTAATTTTGGCTTAATGACTTATGCTCTATTAAAGAAATTGCTGACAGAGGTATCAAGAATATATGAAAAATAGAGTAactaaaactttacataaacgaTTCACAAAAAGGGCAAGTTGGAAGAAGAGTAGGCTCAGTTAAGGATAAAGGGGTCGAAAAGGATTGGCTCTTCTTGGTATTTGAATGCAATAGAAAAGACAGACCATGTAATCTTCTATGCATATAAGTCACTGTTTCTCAAAATCATAAATCAACTCTCTTTGGCCCCGATGTAAAATATATCCATTTATCAAATTAATCTCACATTGACCATACTAATAAAATACTAGAACTTACAACCTCCCGTCTTTGTATCTTTCTTTTTAAGGTAATTAATACGACCAAAACATACATAAAATAGCCAAAAATAGAAGGTTATGTAGTTATTGTAACAAAAAAAAGACAAAACATAACATATCGAGAGAAACAAAAAAGATCATATACTTACAACACCAACATTCCAAAAAGAGATGTACAATGAAGAAGACGATTAATGGCTTCACCCATCCAGGGCCGGTCCACACATATATGGGGCATGaggtaaaaagaaaaaaagggccctcaaatacaaatataataaaaattaaaaaaatataatttattcttCGTTATAGACGTGTTCAATTAGCAATGACAAACAATCCAAAGTATTTATTTTTTGAGTTAAtttgagtttgaaccaactttaAGCCTTAACAATCATTTAGagaataattttattttatatatataaaccatATAGCCCATAAAATTTAGGCCCCTGGAcggtcgcccgggttgcccaccgtctggaccggccTGCACCCATCGACAGTAACCAAAAGAAATAGTTAAAAGAAAAACATATACAAGAAATACAATCTTCATATGGGTCACAAGTGAGAAATGATAAGTGTGTAAAGAAACTCATTCCACGTGTCAGGTAATCCAGGTAAGCACCAATGGATACAGTCTGCATAAACATCAGGATTTGCTTTTTGTTTCGGGGTTAATAATTTTCCTTGTCGTATGGTGTAGATTGAGGTGTGTGCATCTTTTCGATACTCTGAAAGAGTAGTTATGTTGATGAGGTTCACCGGGAGTTTCATTGATTGAATCACATCGGTTGTAACAGTAAAAAGTCGGCGGTCTGTGCCTACGTTTGGTGGCGTGGACACGTTTAAGATCGGACTCGTTTCTTTTGCACAATTGGTGTCATGAGGGTTGTCCCAGTCCAAACTACAATGTAAATTTTGTTTATTAAAATTAGTTAAAATAGAAATATTTAGTAGTGAGCAATCAATATAAAATATAGTTACTAGTTTTCATATTGGTAGAAATAATATTAATGTAAATTGTTGAAAAACATACCAAAAAAAGAAACACTCGTATTTTTATTACTTTGTAACTATTTTGACATCGTTTAAAAAACTTGATATAACAACTAAGGCTACATTCATTCATGGGTATTTGTTGTTTTCACGTGCTATGTGAATAATGTaaagtaaattaattaattattctaTAAAATATCAGTATTGTCATTTAATGTAACATGGTATTTGGATATGTTAGATTACTCTAAATTGAAACTTACTTCATATGGATAGGGGACATGCTATTGAAGAAGATTGTTGTacgattagggtttatgtttttatCAATCCATTCGGCCCATGTCTTCAACACTCGTGCATATGCTAAAGGCCTCTCGATTTCATCATACTCAATTGCTCCTTCATCAAACGATCCTCTCCTGTTTCATCAAATTTATGATAATTTATTtgcaaataaaataaattaatataggGGAAATGTAAATTGACAAAAAGTAAGAAATGAagcttacaacactttcatgttTCTTGTGTTCATCCACCAAATATATGTGTTGAAGACCAAATAGTCAACATTTTTCCAATTTTGACCATGGATATTGATTGATTTAGGCATGATGATTCTGTCTAATATGCTATGTTTCCTTGGATCATCCGAGTTTGATTCTACCAGAAATGGGGCCCAGTAAAATTCCACCGTGGCATTATAATCCTGCAAAAATACAAAGCAAGTTGTCTTTCaaattcataattatttagaaaTTGTCAAAAGCATATGGTAAAAATGTAAATGTAAATTGGATTGTTGGTAACTAAAATTTAATTTGACTTATTGTTCAATTAATGTTTAACTACTAATTAAACATATACAATTCAAATTAACATGTTAAGCTGGTACTCACGAATGTCGACTTTATTTTTCTTAAATCCCTTGAAAGCTTCAAACCCTTGTTGTTGAATATACCtataatgtgttttttttttggatgatgatttttttaattcattttcGACAAGATACTTTTTGTTTCTTTTAAGGATAAAAGTTATCTATATAAAATGGAAAATGGGCGGCTCTTATATGTAATTAAACTAAAATATAAATCGACAATGATTGAGAAGTTGTATGTTTTGTCATTTGAATTGCATATGTTTACCTTTCGTTCGTGAGTACGAGCTTaaagttttattttaaacaaaaagttCATAATTTAAAAGCTACTTAAGTAGTTTTATTAGaacttttaacttttatttttatagtttatgtTATTTTCCATCTTTCAAAAGTTTATAGCTactttttacaaacatttttacataaaTACAAGCCAGAGTTTCTAGCTATCGACTAGTTTTACGAAACATAGCATATACATATTTTAAAATAGTTTATGATATATATTAGCTAGTAAGAAAATATGTTCATTTACAAGAGTCGTCAATGTTGTTTTATATGTATATTGCTCATCACTAAATTACTATCTCTATTCTCTAATATGGTGTGAGAGGGAAAtctccctaaaccctaatttccaatgAAACCCGTGTTACCCTCTTCAGCCTCCTATTCATTGATCTTCTTTTTGTCGATCAACACCTCTTATGGGCAATGGCAAGTCCTCCTCCCGACCTTATATTCCATCCATTGAAAAACCCTATTGTATTACCGATATCAAAGCCTAAGTATACATCATCTCTATACACTAACAATCTTTattatgattaaaaaaaaatttaaaaaatcatgCTTGGCGGAGGATGGAGGAAAAGTAATTTCAAATAACCATTCTTCTTGGGCTCTTCCTTTATTTTACCTGATTCTACACCCCCATCGGTGTCCGACCATCTTTAAAGGCCAACTTCCACTTCTAAGGCTAAATAGTGTCATACCATTTTTTTACCGTCGGTAATCCGATATGGCAGGTGCTACCAAACACCGccctttgtttcttttttttgcTGACGGTAATATGCCGACGTTAATAGTTTACCGTTGTCTCTCTTCTTTTTCCATCTAAAACCTCCACTTCTCCCACCTCTTTCTAGTTTCTACCCTCTTTTGCTAAGAACACTACCCCATAACCTCTTGTAAAAATGGTAAAAATGACAAACTTATCAACATCAATAAGATAGAAGTGTGGTGTCGTTAGTACTACACCGTTCAGTCTAAAAGTCATGGTCTCTGAGGCAAAAACAAACCAACGCCTTTGTCATTGTTTGTAAAGTTTCTTCatctaatttattaatttttaataataaGAAATCATTATAAAAAACATActtaacaataatataaaatgcAACAAAAAACAATACTAAAAGAGTAACcatttcaattttaaaaaaattataaaaattatgtattattatagttataaaaataaaataacaaacaaaATTGAATGTGGCTATcacaaatttcatatttaatagaGTCTGtgatttatatttttctttaacTGAAGTCTAAAAAATCGTTTACTATATGACTTGTTAAcccataaaaataaataaaaaaataactttaTTAGGTAGATCTATCTGGCCCCTTACTAAAAAATCGTTGGATGGACCATATGCTTTTATAGCACTAAATGCTAACGTAAACCAGTGTAGTTAAGTCCATCCATTTTCAGGGAACTTTAGGCAAATAACTGAATAACGATATCCATACAATATTTTACCCCGTTTAATATAAATACGATTACTCTTATCATTTATGTAGAGTATAATTTAATCGTCTAAATATATTAAACTTACAGAATTTTCTTTTATCATAGCTGTTTAAATGTTTGAAatgagaaaaaataaaaatttatcatATTGAACAATTAAGAAAATAttgtataaattaataaaatgataCAAGTGTAGtggaattttttgttttaattcatttagatcaaaattatatctttaaatcaGCATTGAAGAATTCTTGGCTGTTGAAGATTGATGTGGAAAATTATTAACAagatctgtgtgtgtgtgtgtgtgtgtgtgtgtgtgtgtgtgagagagagagagagagagagagagagagagaggggggggggggggggggggaggggaagaagaagaagaagaagaagaagaaagaaacctCGATTCTGAAAATGGAGAAAGACCCAGTTCTGATCAAGCTTTTTCTTCCTGAACTAACAACCGATTGAACCATACACACCATTGATTCCCATTGATTTCTATTCAACGAATCTCCAACGAACATAAGCCTCTTGTTCTTCAATTTCTCCACCAACAATTTCCCTCTAAACCTTCATTTCATTTCCCCCAAAACACACAATTAAAATCATCAAGAATTTCAGCAATTTAACTGAAGTCAAAATTAAAGAACAGAGTGTGCTAACTTTGGCAAATTACAGTCTTTAGGTTGCCACCTCCACTTCTGATACATAGATTCTTGTCTCCCATTTTTCAAACACGTAACCTGTTCAGTCAGAAACTCACACTCCTCTTCTCTATACAAAGGGCGTGTCAAATCATCAAAAACCCAATTCCCATCGAAAATATCGCAGCTTTCTGGTGGGAATTCCATGTCTTCATCGTCTTCCACCATTGCCGACAGTTTTGAGCTCTGTTGCTCATTGATGTTCGACTCTGGAAGTGGGTTTTCATGTGATTGGATTTTCTGAGAATTAGGGGTAGAGAAGGGGAATTGTGTTAAGGATTTGATATCTTCATCGTAGAAGATGATTCCGATGAGGAAGAGAGAGAGGAGGACGATGGAAACAGAGAGGTGGTTATTTTTGCGGTTATACATGTCGGTGGTGGTTATTATCAGCCCCAAGAAGAAAATGGAGCAAAAAGAGGCCTAATAATGTTTGACTGTTTTGCGAGAAAGATGATAGCGAGATCTTTTAATAATTCAATTTTGGTGCTATTGTTTTTAATGCTGATGTGtggataaatttatatttatagtcTTATAGATATGTTtcattaaatgttttttttacctAAGACTAATATAGAAAATTTCTTGAAAAGGAATTAGTAAAGTGTACAACCATTTTTTAAACTCCATCATAAACAATGAGAGACTTGAATCTTAATCATTAAATTATGCAGAGTGGTCACAAAGGAAAATGGCGTGGTCTCTAGACCAAGTCACCATCAACCATGTTTCCGTCAGAGAAGAGTCGGAGAAGAGCCTGTCTTGATGCCAGAGAGAGTGTGTGTTTCTAACCACACCCACCAACGTCATCCACTCGGGGTGGTGTTCATGCTAACTGTGTCAGCACTACGTCTAAGGCGTGGTGTgcagtgttttaaaaaccggtttgactCGGCCAATCGAACCGGGAATTGAAAAAATGAGCGATTTAATTAGCACcagttttatgtttatttttgaaTCGGAATGAACCGGCCGATTTTTACAAAAATCTAGTTGAACCGGTTAAATTAAACCGGTTGAACtagttatattaaataaaaacacgtgGAAATGAATCATTTTCATAACAAACTTTGGTTTTTTTCACATTTATTTAGATTTTTTCGAATAAAAACATATAAGAAATGTTCTAAAGTTTTTTAATGCatttgtattcatctaaaactatattttgtttccgtattatattttattttatttttatgtacatggattgatgtaaaacttaCGGTTATGTGTTTTTAATGTATCTGGATTGATCTTCAACttgtacttatatatatatatatatatatatatatatatatatatatatatatatatatatatatatatatatatatatatatatatatatatatatatatatatatatatatatatagaagtaggTTTATGCGAAAATATAAATATCATGTGAAAACGCGAAAACAGATTTTATCTTATGAAAATTAAACACATgtactataaaaaaataaatttattagcaataaattaaagatagtaagtttacattggatggtgttatggtaatatagatttaaagacggttttaataatttttttacgtccttaattatttttaaattcatgtttttataataaaaatgttaaaaatcataCTTTGCTAATATGAAATAATTTCTCATCTATCATCGATTATCATCATGTATTTCAAAGTTTGGATgaattattttccaaaatataatgTTGAGGTGACACAATATCATAGGTTTTTCTTGTTTCCGCATTTTCGCAAATTAATTGCATTTTCGCATGAaccctcccctatatatatatatatatatatatatatatatatatatatatatatatatatatatatatatatatatatatatatatataatgtttaaacTTGTGGATGTCTATGTGTGTGTAGAAAAATAGGACAAAAGATAAAACAAAATTATAGAAACCAATTGAACCGACAGTCGAACCGGTTAAACCATTTGAACCGGGAACTGGTCATCATACgtgttcaactaaaaaaccggtttttaaaacattggtgaTGTGTACTCATGATAGCCTTATCTTATGTGAaggaaaatattttcaaacaCTAGATTTTACTAGGCTACGAGCTTCTTGGTAGTAAAATATTAGCTTCAGTATTCTTGAATTATTATAAACTTTAACATTTGTCAAATGTTATTACATTGTAGATAAGAGCGGATCAATCTACAGTGTGTAATATTGTGTTTTAAAGTGAAACACTGTTTCATTCTATTATACTATCTATTGTTCTTAACGTCTCACAAAAACAGAGTTGGTGGTACGGGCCTGAAGACAAGGGAAGTTCATGTTGAAACACGAAACCTTCTATCATTCTCTCTTTCTTGCACTATTCTTCCTTGAGGATTCAAAGAAACATTTGCTTATTATTCAATCCAAACCCAAAGATATGCGCAATTTCATACTCCcgatttgaaattttcaaaatttgaaaacCTTTGTCACTCTTTCTCGCAAGAAACCTCAACATCACCATCCCCAGTCTCTCGCCATAATCATCGCACCACGACCACCTTAAACACCTTTGTCAACACCATCGCACCATCACCAATGTTTGTTGGGCATCAAAATTAGGGGTTTTTTTAGGTTATCATAAACTTTGAGTTTTGATCAGAAACGATTTGTCACACTTCCTTAACCATCTCGTTAGAATCAATAAGTCATCTTAATGTTGTTTTTAACAAATGTttcacacccctaaaccggaacgacggaaacgtccgggggcagaggacgtcattggacagtatcataacagttgaataatAGATACCAAAGCATTagaaccattacattgaatactaAATAAGTTTACATTTTTGTTCACCAAAAGCATTGTTTACATGATAATAAAAAGgtataataaaaatgaataaacGAGATGCGATAGCGTCCCATCCACCAAAAATCCTTATGGTTACCTATTtat encodes:
- the LOC111896847 gene encoding xylan O-acetyltransferase 1, which codes for MYNRKNNHLSVSIVLLSLFLIGIIFYDEDIKSLTQFPFSTPNSQKIQSHENPLPESNINEQQSSKLSAMVEDDEDMEFPPESCDIFDGNWVFDDLTRPLYREEECEFLTEQVTCLKNGRQESMYQKWRWQPKDCNLPKFRGKLLVEKLKNKRLMFVGDSLNRNQWESMVCMVQSVVSSGRKSLIRTGSFSIFRIEDYNATVEFYWAPFLVESNSDDPRKHSILDRIIMPKSINIHGQNWKNVDYLVFNTYIWWMNTRNMKVLRGSFDEGAIEYDEIERPLAYARVLKTWAEWIDKNINPNRTTIFFNSMSPIHMNLDWDNPHDTNCAKETSPILNVSTPPNVGTDRRLFTVTTDVIQSMKLPVNLINITTLSEYRKDAHTSIYTIRQGKLLTPKQKANPDVYADCIHWCLPGLPDTWNEFLYTLIISHL